One segment of Acropora muricata isolate sample 2 chromosome 8, ASM3666990v1, whole genome shotgun sequence DNA contains the following:
- the LOC136925944 gene encoding phosphoinositide 3-kinase regulatory subunit 4-like isoform X2 — protein sequence MGNQLSGIAPSQILSVEHYFSDLSDFEFDCSLGSTRFFKVARAKCREGLCVVKVFAIQDPSLPLKTYQDQLTEIKNRLAGASNVLPFHFSILADKASLLIRQFVKDNLYDRISTRPFLDIIEKKWIVFQLLSALDQSHSVKVCHGDIKTENVMVTGWNWVLLTDIASFKPAILPEDNPADFNFFFDTSRRRSCYIAPERFLDSRQADQMLSKGVSTAVDPQSKSKDHSLPDMDFVRHQQGNLTPEMDIFSAGCVIAELFNEGNSLFDLSELLSYRNGDFDPSATLSKIEDSNIRELVEQMINKDPKSRLSAAEFMSKYRGIIFPEQFYAFLKKYMSNFAMPPVLTADEKISRIKCDIDQILKELLPTNDVHDISVRDKDGCLVIIVSLLTSCIRSCKYCVSKLTVLELLLKITQHVSDEIILERLLPYMLFLVNDSLPQVRAQALKILSHCLQLVCSMPRSDANIFPEYVLPSLSWLTQDQEVIVRIAYAENIASLAETALKFLEMAQLDYANQENNEDDDSPIQYQGSYDTELQALHELIQRKVVTLLSDPENIVKQTLLENGITQRCVFFGRQKANDVLLSHMITFLNDKQDWQLRGAFFNSIVGVAAYVGWHSLGLSDKGEFVVSKALNAMTCLAELGLLQKPALQELVSEIVPFLCHPNMWIRYGAVGFVAAVART from the exons ATGGGAAATCAGCTGTCGGGAATCGCTCCTTCTCAGATTTTGAGTGTGGAGCATTACTTTAGTGACCTTTCAGACTTTGAGTTCGATTGCAG CTTGGGAAGCACACGGTTTTTTAAAGTTGCTCGTGCAAAATGTAG AGAAGGGCTCTGTGTGGTGAAGGTCTTTGCAATTCAAGATCCATCCCTTCCTCTAAAGACATACCAAGATCAACTCACCGAGATCAAGAACAGGCTTGCTGGTGCTTCAAATGTTCTTCCTTTTCATTTCTCAATTCTAGCAGACAAAGCCAGCCTCTTGATCAGACAATTTGTCAAAGACAATTTATACGATAGGATTAG CACAAGGCCTTTCCTTGATATTATTGAAAAGAAATGGATTGTTTTTCAGTTACTAAGTGCCCTGGACCAGAGTCATTCCGTGAAG GTCTGTCATGGAgacattaaaactgaaaatgtgaTGGTGACAGGGTGGAACTGGGTTCTTCTGACTGACATTGCAAGCTTCAAGCCTGCAATTCTTCCGGAGGATAACCCTGCAGACTTCAACTTCTTCTTTGACACATCTCGACGTCGCAGCTGCTACATTGCACCAGAAAGGTTTTTGGATTCCAGACAGGCCGATCAGATGTTGTCAAAAGGTGTTTCAACAGCTGTTGATCCTCAGTCAAAGAGCAAAGACCATAGCCTCCCAGATATGGATTTTGTGAGGCATCAACAGGGAAATCTGACTCCAGAGATGGATATATTTTCGGCTGG CTGTGTCATAGCAGAGCTGTTTAATGAAGGCAACAGCCTGTTTGATCTGTCAGAGCTTCTATCTTACCGCAATGGTGATTTTGATCCCAGTGCCACTTTGTCCAAAATTGAGGATTCAAATATAAGG GAATTAGTGGAACAAATGATTAACAAAGATCCAAAAAGCCGATTATCTGCTGCAGAGTTCATGAGCAAATACAGAG GGATCATCTTTCCAGAGCAGTTTTACGCTTTTCTTAAGAAGTACATGAGCAACTTTGCCATGCCTCCAGTTCTTACTGCTGATGAAAAGATAAGCAG AATCAAATGTGATATTGACCAGATTTTGAAAGAGCTACTTCCAACAAATGATGTTCATGATATTTCTGTTCGTGATAAAGATG GCTGCTTGGTCATTATTGTTTCCCTTCTGACATCCTGCATTAGAAGTTGTAAG TACTGCGTGTCTAAACTGACAGTATTGGAACTGCTTTTGAAGATTACTCAACATGTCAGCGATGAAATTATTTTGGAGCGTTTGTTACCTTACATGCTGTTTCTTGTCAACGATTCTTTACCTCAAGTCAGAGCTCAGGCTCTGAAGATTTTAAGTCATTGTCTACAACTGGTGTGCAGTATGCCCCGCAGTGACGCCAACATATTTCCAGAGTATGTCTTGCCAAGTTTATCATGGCTCACTCAAGATCAGGAGGTCATTGTGAGAATTGCATATGCTGAGAATATTGCATCACTGGCAGAGACGGCTTtgaaatttctggaaatggCACAGTTAGATTATGCCAATCAAGAGAACAATGAAGATGATGACTCGCCTATTCAGTATcag gGAAGTTATGACACTGAACTACAAGCACTTCATGAGCTGATTCAAAGGAAAGTTGTAACACTTCTGAGTGACCCAGAAAATATTGTTAAACAGACACTCCTTGAAAATGGAATCACTCAGCGTTGTGTATTCTTTGGTCGTCAAAAGGCCAATGACGTTCTCTTGTCCCACATGATCACTTTTTTGAACGACAAACAAGATTGGCAGTTGAGGGGAGCCTTTTTCAACAGTATTGTTGGCGTTGCTGCTTATGTTGGATGGCATAGTTTG GGTCTGAGTGATAAGGGAGAGTTTGTTGTGAGTAAAGCATTGAATGCAATGACTTGTCTGGCGGAACTAGGACTCCTTCAGAAACCAGCATTGCAGGAGCTTGTGTCTGAAATTGTTCCCTTTCTCTGTCATCCT AATATGTGGATTCGTTATGGTGCTGTGGGATTTGTAGCTGCTGTGGCAAGAACATGA
- the LOC136925944 gene encoding phosphoinositide 3-kinase regulatory subunit 4-like isoform X1 has product MGNQLSGIAPSQILSVEHYFSDLSDFEFDCSLGSTRFFKVARAKCREGLCVVKVFAIQDPSLPLKTYQDQLTEIKNRLAGASNVLPFHFSILADKASLLIRQFVKDNLYDRISTRPFLDIIEKKWIVFQLLSALDQSHSVKVCHGDIKTENVMVTGWNWVLLTDIASFKPAILPEDNPADFNFFFDTSRRRSCYIAPERFLDSRQADQMLSKGVSTAVDPQSKSKDHSLPDMDFVRHQQGNLTPEMDIFSAGCVIAELFNEGNSLFDLSELLSYRNGDFDPSATLSKIEDSNIRELVEQMINKDPKSRLSAAEFMSKYRGIIFPEQFYAFLKKYMSNFAMPPVLTADEKISRIKCDIDQILKELLPTNDVHDISVRDKDGCLVIIVSLLTSCIRSCKYCVSKLTVLELLLKITQHVSDEIILERLLPYMLFLVNDSLPQVRAQALKILSHCLQLVCSMPRSDANIFPEYVLPSLSWLTQDQEVIVRIAYAENIASLAETALKFLEMAQLDYANQENNEDDDSPIQYQGSYDTELQALHELIQRKVVTLLSDPENIVKQTLLENGITQRCVFFGRQKANDVLLSHMITFLNDKQDWQLRGAFFNSIVGVAAYVGWHSLVMLRPLLEQGLSDKGEFVVSKALNAMTCLAELGLLQKPALQELVSEIVPFLCHPNMWIRYGAVGFVAAVART; this is encoded by the exons ATGGGAAATCAGCTGTCGGGAATCGCTCCTTCTCAGATTTTGAGTGTGGAGCATTACTTTAGTGACCTTTCAGACTTTGAGTTCGATTGCAG CTTGGGAAGCACACGGTTTTTTAAAGTTGCTCGTGCAAAATGTAG AGAAGGGCTCTGTGTGGTGAAGGTCTTTGCAATTCAAGATCCATCCCTTCCTCTAAAGACATACCAAGATCAACTCACCGAGATCAAGAACAGGCTTGCTGGTGCTTCAAATGTTCTTCCTTTTCATTTCTCAATTCTAGCAGACAAAGCCAGCCTCTTGATCAGACAATTTGTCAAAGACAATTTATACGATAGGATTAG CACAAGGCCTTTCCTTGATATTATTGAAAAGAAATGGATTGTTTTTCAGTTACTAAGTGCCCTGGACCAGAGTCATTCCGTGAAG GTCTGTCATGGAgacattaaaactgaaaatgtgaTGGTGACAGGGTGGAACTGGGTTCTTCTGACTGACATTGCAAGCTTCAAGCCTGCAATTCTTCCGGAGGATAACCCTGCAGACTTCAACTTCTTCTTTGACACATCTCGACGTCGCAGCTGCTACATTGCACCAGAAAGGTTTTTGGATTCCAGACAGGCCGATCAGATGTTGTCAAAAGGTGTTTCAACAGCTGTTGATCCTCAGTCAAAGAGCAAAGACCATAGCCTCCCAGATATGGATTTTGTGAGGCATCAACAGGGAAATCTGACTCCAGAGATGGATATATTTTCGGCTGG CTGTGTCATAGCAGAGCTGTTTAATGAAGGCAACAGCCTGTTTGATCTGTCAGAGCTTCTATCTTACCGCAATGGTGATTTTGATCCCAGTGCCACTTTGTCCAAAATTGAGGATTCAAATATAAGG GAATTAGTGGAACAAATGATTAACAAAGATCCAAAAAGCCGATTATCTGCTGCAGAGTTCATGAGCAAATACAGAG GGATCATCTTTCCAGAGCAGTTTTACGCTTTTCTTAAGAAGTACATGAGCAACTTTGCCATGCCTCCAGTTCTTACTGCTGATGAAAAGATAAGCAG AATCAAATGTGATATTGACCAGATTTTGAAAGAGCTACTTCCAACAAATGATGTTCATGATATTTCTGTTCGTGATAAAGATG GCTGCTTGGTCATTATTGTTTCCCTTCTGACATCCTGCATTAGAAGTTGTAAG TACTGCGTGTCTAAACTGACAGTATTGGAACTGCTTTTGAAGATTACTCAACATGTCAGCGATGAAATTATTTTGGAGCGTTTGTTACCTTACATGCTGTTTCTTGTCAACGATTCTTTACCTCAAGTCAGAGCTCAGGCTCTGAAGATTTTAAGTCATTGTCTACAACTGGTGTGCAGTATGCCCCGCAGTGACGCCAACATATTTCCAGAGTATGTCTTGCCAAGTTTATCATGGCTCACTCAAGATCAGGAGGTCATTGTGAGAATTGCATATGCTGAGAATATTGCATCACTGGCAGAGACGGCTTtgaaatttctggaaatggCACAGTTAGATTATGCCAATCAAGAGAACAATGAAGATGATGACTCGCCTATTCAGTATcag gGAAGTTATGACACTGAACTACAAGCACTTCATGAGCTGATTCAAAGGAAAGTTGTAACACTTCTGAGTGACCCAGAAAATATTGTTAAACAGACACTCCTTGAAAATGGAATCACTCAGCGTTGTGTATTCTTTGGTCGTCAAAAGGCCAATGACGTTCTCTTGTCCCACATGATCACTTTTTTGAACGACAAACAAGATTGGCAGTTGAGGGGAGCCTTTTTCAACAGTATTGTTGGCGTTGCTGCTTATGTTGGATGGCATAGTTTGGTAATGCTCAGACCTCTCTTAGAACAG GGTCTGAGTGATAAGGGAGAGTTTGTTGTGAGTAAAGCATTGAATGCAATGACTTGTCTGGCGGAACTAGGACTCCTTCAGAAACCAGCATTGCAGGAGCTTGTGTCTGAAATTGTTCCCTTTCTCTGTCATCCT AATATGTGGATTCGTTATGGTGCTGTGGGATTTGTAGCTGCTGTGGCAAGAACATGA